One genomic region from Spirulina subsalsa PCC 9445 encodes:
- a CDS encoding Npun_R2479 family HD domain-containing metalloprotein has translation MLQAQRTSIEHCIQRLQEGYGRNYGSLKGEYAEIIGEAAHLALKAIAQTDAAYHDIEHTILVALTGQEILRGKQLQEGVVSCEDWLHCILSLLYHDIGYLKGICHQDQPSQRRYTTGYNRDFIVLPPDATDASLTAYHVDRGKRFVAEQFAAHPQLDIAFIQHNIELTRFPVPPDEAHEDTIHYPGLMRAADLIGQLADPGYLAKLPALFAEFTENGTNKTLGYQTPEDLKAGFPPFFWNVVHPYIKNSLSYLKMTSSGQQIITNLYGNVFTVEREVMYSRR, from the coding sequence ATGTTGCAGGCACAACGAACCTCCATTGAGCATTGTATCCAACGCTTGCAGGAGGGCTATGGCAGGAATTACGGTTCTCTCAAGGGCGAATATGCTGAGATTATTGGCGAAGCGGCGCATCTGGCTTTGAAGGCGATCGCACAAACCGATGCGGCCTATCATGATATAGAACACACCATTCTTGTGGCGTTAACGGGACAGGAGATTCTGCGGGGCAAACAGTTACAAGAGGGAGTGGTTTCCTGTGAGGACTGGCTTCACTGCATTCTATCGTTGTTATATCATGATATTGGCTATCTCAAAGGCATTTGTCATCAAGATCAACCGAGTCAAAGACGCTATACCACAGGCTATAATCGAGATTTTATTGTTCTTCCTCCCGATGCTACAGATGCCAGCTTAACCGCGTATCATGTGGATCGGGGCAAACGGTTTGTCGCTGAACAATTTGCGGCTCATCCTCAATTAGATATTGCCTTTATTCAGCACAATATTGAACTGACTCGCTTCCCTGTACCTCCCGATGAAGCCCACGAGGATACGATTCATTACCCCGGATTAATGCGAGCGGCTGATTTAATAGGTCAGTTAGCCGATCCCGGTTATTTAGCCAAACTTCCGGCTTTATTTGCCGAATTTACTGAGAATGGAACAAATAAAACCTTGGGCTATCAAACACCGGAAGATTTAAAAGCTGGATTTCCGCCTTTTTTCTGGAATGTGGTGCATCCCTATATTAAAAACAGTCTGTCTTATTTAAAGATGACCTCAAGTGGTCAACAAATTATTACTAACCTCTACGGTAATGTGTTTACCGTTGAACGAGAGGTGATGTACTCCCGACGCTAA
- a CDS encoding glycosyltransferase family 4 protein has protein sequence MQTTDTPIHHVFVFLEIFAQEGGIQSYVKDILEAYQNLTEKPDCPYQADVLLLRDSADSQNPFSGGDLTFHYFLSGMPWLGRLRLAAALLKTLLTQRPHHVFCGHINLAPLIHTLCKPLGIPYTVLTYGKEVWEVLPESKRYALQAAQGIWTISRYSRDRLCKANQIPENQVQFLPCIVDETQFTPGEKPPSLLEKYHLTGCTVLMTVARLWSGDPYKGVDVTIRALPAILKEFPEVKYLIIGRGDDQPRLAQLAQDLGVAERVIFAGFVPTEDLSAHYRVADIYVMPSQEGFGIVYLEAMVSGIPVISGDNDGSADPLQDGRVGWRVPHRDVDSVAQACLEVLRNLNNPAELRCKGSWLREQTIAKFSKGALTQQLKVLIEP, from the coding sequence TTGCAGACTACAGACACCCCCATCCATCATGTTTTTGTCTTTCTGGAAATTTTTGCCCAAGAAGGAGGAATTCAGTCTTATGTTAAAGATATTCTCGAAGCTTATCAAAATCTGACTGAGAAGCCAGATTGTCCTTATCAGGCTGATGTTTTGCTTCTGCGGGACTCGGCCGACAGTCAAAATCCCTTTTCTGGGGGGGATTTAACCTTTCACTATTTCCTCTCGGGTATGCCTTGGCTGGGGCGCTTACGTCTGGCAGCCGCGTTGCTGAAAACTTTACTCACCCAACGTCCTCACCATGTTTTCTGTGGTCATATTAATTTAGCGCCTCTGATTCATACTTTATGTAAACCTTTGGGGATTCCCTATACTGTCCTGACCTATGGGAAGGAAGTGTGGGAGGTGTTGCCGGAATCGAAACGCTACGCATTACAGGCGGCGCAAGGGATTTGGACAATTAGCCGCTATAGCCGCGATCGCCTTTGTAAAGCTAATCAAATCCCGGAAAATCAGGTGCAGTTTTTGCCCTGTATTGTGGATGAAACCCAATTTACCCCCGGAGAAAAACCCCCCAGCCTACTGGAAAAATACCACCTCACCGGATGCACTGTTTTAATGACCGTTGCCCGTTTGTGGTCGGGAGATCCCTATAAGGGGGTAGATGTCACGATTCGCGCCCTCCCAGCCATCCTCAAGGAGTTTCCAGAGGTGAAGTATCTCATCATTGGACGGGGGGATGATCAGCCCCGTCTGGCGCAACTGGCGCAGGATCTGGGCGTTGCAGAACGGGTGATTTTTGCGGGATTTGTGCCGACAGAAGATTTGAGCGCTCATTATCGGGTGGCGGATATTTATGTGATGCCTTCTCAAGAAGGTTTCGGAATTGTCTATTTAGAGGCGATGGTCAGCGGAATTCCGGTGATTTCCGGGGATAATGATGGTTCGGCGGATCCCCTACAAGATGGTCGGGTGGGGTGGCGTGTTCCTCATCGGGATGTGGACTCTGTGGCTCAAGCTTGTTTGGAGGTCTTGAGGAATCTTAATAATCCGGCTGAGTTGCGCTGTAAGGGTTCTTGGTTACGGGAACAGACTATTGCTAAGTTTAGTAAAGGGGCTTTGACCCAACAGTTAAAGGTGTTAATTGAACCATGA